The sequence below is a genomic window from Aureispira sp. CCB-E.
ATATTTCCTTGTTGGTCAATTACTTCATCAACTTTTATCCAACTCCAAATGCCGTTTTCGATGTCTTCCTGACTCTTGGTGCCCAAGATACTATTTGCTTCTAAGGCAAAGGTGCTTTTATTATTTTTAAACGCATTGTAGTACATGTGGAAAGGCATCGTCCAAATGGTGTCTGACGATGGATTCTTGAAGGTTAGGTATTGGCTAGCATACACTTGCTTTTTTTCGACATCTAAAGTTAAGTCAATTTCGTAGTTGGCTGTTCTAAGAGAAAGTGGGGTTGCTAATTTGGAGTCTTGAGTGGAAGCTCCAAGTCCTAAACATAGTAAAAGTACGAGGAGTGGTTTATAAAAATTCATAGTATAGTCCTTTTGATCATAACAACAAACATACTAATAACAAGTTTAAAATAGAATAAAGAACCAATGTTTTCGACAGACTATTTGTTGATTGTGGATAGTATATAGTCACTGGTCGATATTGTGGTTGTAAATCAAGTGTATTCTCATAAAAAAAACTTAGTTTTGCTAGAAACAATAAGAAGTTTTGTGATGCAAAAAAATAGAGAAGAATAAGAAGCAAGCATTTTGCTTGAATACTTTTCGCTAAAATTGCATTATAATATCTTAAGTAAGTGGGCAGAAAAAAATATAGCTAAAAAATAGACTTATTTTTATATGATTTTTTCTGAACGATTACTTAATACTTCGTAGTTAAGTAAAACCTTTTCACCACAAAAGCGCAAAATAATGAAATTAGCAACTATGTTTTTTTCTGCAATTTTATTGGTGTCCTTTATTTGTGCTACTCAGGCACAGAGTGGGAAATACCAATATGAGACTGTAGAGGGAGATCCTTTAAAAACAAAAATTTATACCCTTAAAAATGGCTTGAAAGTGTACATGAGCGTTTATAAAGATGCTCCTAGAATCCAAACTTTTGTAGCTGTCAAAACAGGTTCTAGAAACGATCCTTCTGATGCGACTGGATTAGCACACTATTTGGAGCATATGATGTTCAAAGGGACGAGTAAAATAGCTTCTTTGGACTGGGAAAAAGAGAAGGTGTTGTTGAAGCAAATTTCTGATTTGTACGAAAAAAATAGAACTGCTGATGAGGCAGAGCGCAAGGCTAATTTAGAAAAAATTGATGCCTTGTCTTATGAAGCAGCGAAGTATGTTGCTACCAATGAATACGACAAAATGGTTTCTTCTTTAGGGGCAAAAGGAACCAATGCTTACACTTGGTTGGATCAGACCGTATATGTTAATGATATTCCTTCTAATGCCCTAGGAAAATGGTTGGAACTAGAAGGCGAGCGTTTTAGTGAGTTGGTGTTGAGGTTGTTTCATACAGAATTAGAGGCGGTATACGAAGAGTTTAATATTAGCCAAAACAATGCTTTTCGTAAAGTCAACAAAGCTTTGATGGAAAGCCTATATCCTAACCATCCTTATGGTCAACAAACAACCATTGGAAAAGGAGAGCATTTGAAGCGCCCTTCGATGGAAAAGATTCATGAATATTTTGATACTTATTATGTGCCGAATAATATGGCCATTATTTTGGCAGGGGATTTTAATCCAGATGATGTTATCCCAATGGTTGAAAAACATTTTGGAGATTATAAAAGCAAAGAAGTACCGAAGTGGACGAATCCTGCCCAACCAGAGTTTAAGGTGCCGGTAGAAAGAGACGTGTTTAGTAAAGAGAGCCCTACAGTGACAATGGCTTGGAGATTGGACGGTATTGGTAGCCGTGAGGCTTTGGTTTGTGAATTGATGGATATGATTGTTGCTAATGGGAGTGCTGGTCTAATTGATTTAAACTTAGTCAAAACACAACGTACTGGAGCTAGAACATACTCTTACTTTAGTGGTGCATACGATTATAGTTTCTACTGTATGGCTGGGCAGCCTAAGACTGGACAGAGCTTAGAAGAAGTGCAAAAATTGTTGTTAGGTCAATTGGCAATGGTGAAAAAAGGAGCGTTTCCAGATTGGTTGATTGATGCTGTTATCAATGATAAGGAATATAGCGAAATCAAAAAAATGGAGTCCAACTATGGGCGTGCGGACAAAATGCTAAATGCGTTTTTGTACGATCAAGACTGGAAGGATATTGTGAATCATTATGATAAAATGCGCAAGTTAACCAAAGAAGATTTGGTGGCATTTGCTAATGAAAAGTTGAAGGATAGTCAATACGCTGTTATTTATAAGCGAGAGGGCAAGCCAAAAGATATTTATACAGTAGAAAAACCTAAAATTACGCCTGTAGAAGTCAATAGAGAGGCTATCTCTGAATTCAAAAAAGAATGGGATAAGATAAATACCCCTGCTTTGCAACCAGTGTTTTTAGATTTTGACAAGCAAATTGTTACCACTAAATTGTCAAATGGCATTCAGCTAGATCATATTACCAACCCATACAATAAAACATTCTCTTTGAATTATATTGTGAATATGGGATCAGAGCATGATGAACTATTGCCAATAGCTATTAAGTATTTGCCATTTTTAGGAACTGATAAATATACTCCTGCTGAAGTGCAAGAAGAATTTTATAAACTAGGAGTTAGTTTTGATGTATTTGCTGCCAATGATGTTGCTTATGTTACGCTAACAGGTTTGGAAAGTTCTTTGGAAGAAGGGGTAGAATTGTTTGAGCACATTTTGGCGAATGCTAAAGGAAACGAAGAGGCATTAAAGAATATGATTGCTTCTATCAAGAAAAGCCGTGCAGATCAAAAGAAAGAGAAAGGAGCCATTTTGTACAATGGTATGTTGAATTATGCTAAATACGGTAAAAATTCTCCTTTGATGGATCGCTTATCGGAAAAGGCTTTAGATGATATTGCTGCTAGTGAATTGATTGATAAAATTCATAACTTGACTTCTTATGAGCACGATGTTTTCTACTATGGTACCAAGACACCTGCCGAGGTTTCTAAAATCTTAGACACACATCACGAAGTTCCTGCAAAACTAAAACCAATTCCTGCTAAGAAAGAATATAAAGAATTGGATACGAATGAGGATAAAGTGATTTTTGTAAGCTTTCCTGATATGACACAAGCAGAGATTATGATGTTGTCAAAAGGAACAGATCATTTTGATTTGAATGAGTATGTAGACAGCCGTTTATACAATCAATATTTTGGTAGTGGACTTTCCTCAATTGTATTTCAAGAAATCAGAGAATCTAGAGCGTTAGCGTATTCTGCATATGCTAGTAATACTACTCCGTATAAAAAGGATGAACCACATTACTTTAGAGCATTTGTAGGAACTCAAGTCGATAAAATGGATCAAGCAATTCCTGCTATGAAAGAAATTGTTGAGGAAATGCCTGTTTCTGAAGGTTTGATGCAAGGTGCTGCAGAAGCATTAACTAAGAAAATTGAGTCAGAGCGCATTACCAAAAGCGGTATTTATTGGACGTATAGAAACAATAAAAAGAAAGGCGTTGACCACGATATTCGTAAAGATGTTTATGATAAAGTTAGTGCATTGGCAAAAGATAAAGAAGCTGTAATTGCTGCTATCAAAAAGTTTCAAGAAGAAAAAATCAAGGGACGTAAATATACATACTTGGTCTTGGGAGATAAAGAAAAAGTAGATATGAAGTTCTTGGAATCTTTGGGAACAGTGGAAGAATTTACTATTGATGAAATTTTTGGAGATAGCGAAGCTACTAAAAAGCCATAAGAGAAGAAGTTCATCGTGAAATTTTGAATTTCTAAACCAATGATTAAAAGCCTCTTTTTAAGAGTTCCTAAGGGAATTTATTAAGAAGAGGCTTTTTTATGACAATAGTTCGTTGAAAAACTTTATTAGTTTGATAATCAATAAGTTGTAAGTTTGCCGTGTTTTGTGTTAAAGCTTTGATTATCAAACTAATATAAATGTGCTTTTTTATCTTTTTGGTAAAAAAGTAAAAAATCAACGAACTACTATTATGAAGTATTATTACAATAATACTCTGTTGTTTATTATTCGCTACGCTCATGAGATCGCAAGGCTAGTTCCCTCTGGTCATGAGCTTGGGCTTTTGTGCTACTGGCACAAGCCTACTCGGCAAGCTTAGTTTTTTAGTTTTTCTACGAACCCGTAGGCTCAGGAAGTAAAAACATAAAAAAAGCATCTTGCTGATAATCAACGAAAAAAAAAGCCCTCGTGTGGTAAATTAATACGATACTGCGTGAGCGCTTTGCTTTTAGTTTGCTGCGCTGCTACTGCGTGGTTTCAACGGAGTAATGTTAGAAAGAAGACAGGAATAAAAAAAAGGTGGAAGTCATTAAATAGCCAATTATGATGACTTGCCACCTATAACCAAATAATACTCACCTGGAAGTATATTACTTGACAGGGTAAGGGTTGAATAGCTATGAATTGGGATTGTATGGTATGTTATTTTTATGAATTTTAATAGGACAATTGGCGTAGTTAAATATTAGAGAACAATAGCTTGAAAAGTAGCAATATTAGCAATATTGCCTACAGCATCGTAAGCTCTCAGTTCAAAATCATAGGTGCCACTAACAAATGAACTTGGAATCGTATAATTTAAATTGTAGTTATAGGTATTGCTAACGGTATTGTCTAAACGAAGAGACTGAGCGGTTCCTTTATTGCCAGAAGGCGTAAAATAAATCAATTCGAGTCGACCGTTTTCCAAATTATTATTATCCATCAAGGAACCTTGCACATTCAAGGTATTGCCTTTGTTGATGTTTATACTAGAACTAGTGGGTTGAGTTAAATGGAGCGTAGGAGGGATGGTATCGGTGCTATTTTGAATTTTTAATGTGTAAAAAATAGTTGGGGCTTGATTTCCTGCTTCGTCCAAAAGCAAAATAGAGCAATGGTAACTTCCCGCTGTTACATCATTAGGGACAGTAATACTTTTTGTAATGGAACTTGTTTGACCACTTAAATTGATTACTTCTTGCAAATTCCAGTCTACTGTGATAGGTCCTCTGTGACCATGGCAATCGAAATTATTATGAATATCAAT
It includes:
- a CDS encoding insulinase family protein, yielding MKLATMFFSAILLVSFICATQAQSGKYQYETVEGDPLKTKIYTLKNGLKVYMSVYKDAPRIQTFVAVKTGSRNDPSDATGLAHYLEHMMFKGTSKIASLDWEKEKVLLKQISDLYEKNRTADEAERKANLEKIDALSYEAAKYVATNEYDKMVSSLGAKGTNAYTWLDQTVYVNDIPSNALGKWLELEGERFSELVLRLFHTELEAVYEEFNISQNNAFRKVNKALMESLYPNHPYGQQTTIGKGEHLKRPSMEKIHEYFDTYYVPNNMAIILAGDFNPDDVIPMVEKHFGDYKSKEVPKWTNPAQPEFKVPVERDVFSKESPTVTMAWRLDGIGSREALVCELMDMIVANGSAGLIDLNLVKTQRTGARTYSYFSGAYDYSFYCMAGQPKTGQSLEEVQKLLLGQLAMVKKGAFPDWLIDAVINDKEYSEIKKMESNYGRADKMLNAFLYDQDWKDIVNHYDKMRKLTKEDLVAFANEKLKDSQYAVIYKREGKPKDIYTVEKPKITPVEVNREAISEFKKEWDKINTPALQPVFLDFDKQIVTTKLSNGIQLDHITNPYNKTFSLNYIVNMGSEHDELLPIAIKYLPFLGTDKYTPAEVQEEFYKLGVSFDVFAANDVAYVTLTGLESSLEEGVELFEHILANAKGNEEALKNMIASIKKSRADQKKEKGAILYNGMLNYAKYGKNSPLMDRLSEKALDDIAASELIDKIHNLTSYEHDVFYYGTKTPAEVSKILDTHHEVPAKLKPIPAKKEYKELDTNEDKVIFVSFPDMTQAEIMMLSKGTDHFDLNEYVDSRLYNQYFGSGLSSIVFQEIRESRALAYSAYASNTTPYKKDEPHYFRAFVGTQVDKMDQAIPAMKEIVEEMPVSEGLMQGAAEALTKKIESERITKSGIYWTYRNNKKKGVDHDIRKDVYDKVSALAKDKEAVIAAIKKFQEEKIKGRKYTYLVLGDKEKVDMKFLESLGTVEEFTIDEIFGDSEATKKP
- a CDS encoding DUF4625 domain-containing protein; protein product: MKFIYLLVGACVIFSACTEPNIDIANPVINIQNISPNPVSGLVCGSMESNVIYVKSAETITFDFVFEDDEALSQYKIDIHNNFDCHGHRGPITVDWNLQEVINLSGQTSSITKSITVPNDVTAGSYHCSILLLDEAGNQAPTIFYTLKIQNSTDTIPPTLHLTQPTSSSININKGNTLNVQGSLMDNNNLENGRLELIYFTPSGNKGTAQSLRLDNTVSNTYNYNLNYTIPSSFVSGTYDFELRAYDAVGNIANIATFQAIVL